One genomic window of Candidatus Pseudobacter hemicellulosilyticus includes the following:
- the plsY gene encoding glycerol-3-phosphate 1-O-acyltransferase PlsY codes for MKEALLIVIAYLIGSVPTAVWVSKAFFGIDIREYGSGNAGATNTFRVLGSRWGTFVMAIDVLKGVLATSLYLFLPFYMENEWDRTNLMVGLGLAAVVGHIFPIWADFRGGKGVATLFGMILAIQPVVAVCCVGVFLLVLYLTRFVSLSSILASVAFAVLILFIFNEKEPLYRAFAIAVALLVVLTHQKNISRLLRGSESKVPILKYRDRRKERRREEKAD; via the coding sequence ATGAAAGAGGCATTACTCATTGTAATAGCATACCTGATAGGCTCTGTTCCCACCGCAGTTTGGGTAAGCAAAGCTTTTTTTGGTATCGATATCCGGGAATACGGTAGCGGCAATGCCGGAGCTACCAATACTTTCCGTGTACTCGGCTCGCGCTGGGGCACTTTTGTAATGGCCATCGACGTACTGAAAGGCGTACTGGCCACCAGCCTGTACCTGTTCCTCCCTTTTTATATGGAAAACGAATGGGACCGCACCAACCTGATGGTAGGACTTGGACTGGCCGCTGTAGTGGGCCATATCTTTCCCATCTGGGCTGATTTCCGGGGCGGCAAAGGGGTAGCCACCCTCTTTGGCATGATACTGGCCATTCAACCTGTAGTGGCTGTATGCTGCGTAGGGGTTTTCCTCCTTGTGCTGTACCTGACGCGCTTTGTATCGCTGAGCTCTATACTGGCCAGCGTTGCCTTTGCCGTTCTCATACTTTTTATCTTCAACGAGAAAGAACCCTTATACCGCGCTTTTGCCATTGCCGTGGCATTGCTGGTAGTCCTTACCCATCAGAAAAATATCAGCAGGCTGCTCAGAGGCAGTGAAAGCAAAGTGCCCATCCTGAAATACCGCGACCGCCGTAAAGAACGCCGCCGCGAGGAAAAGGCCGACTGA
- the dnaG gene encoding DNA primase — protein MISQNTIQQILSRIDIVEIVGAFVKLKRRGANYMGLCPFHNEKSPSFTVSPSKEIYKCFGCGKSGNAIGFLMEHEKYSYVEALRWLANRYNVEVEETEVSPEMRAQQQMADSLYIINQFAQQYFTDKLFQSEEGQDIALSYLAERGFNEDILRKFQVGYCLQERDAFARTAVAAQYNLEYLQKTGLVVVRDERPVDNYRGRIIFPVHNQSGKIIGFGARVIGKAERAPKYINTPENELYHKSRILYGSYFARQAIDKNDECLLVEGYTDVISLHQAGIENVVASGGTSLTPDQLRLVKKYTKNLTIIYDGDAAGVKAALRGLDLALEEGLNVKLVLIPDKEDPDSYVNKVGASAFREFIQENKKDFILFQLEVNLKDAGDDSSKKAVLVNHIAETIAKLNKVEDFTKQQDYIRRCSELLHIEESGLNALVNKFIREKVNKQEARNAPPPDSDEPFFPDEPPPDFMEADSLLLNKDEQSERALVRCLLDHGTRPWDEQLRVADYIFAELIDTGMLGNADLLRVIETYRIWYNEGLEPGPKNFLYHEDQQLSALVMNLTDFSYELSGKWAAEGMITSKEDLYRVEVSSTVNYLKLRKIKRLIEENQQDLNRQQNPEEQLVLLQTHMHLKQMEIELTKLVGTVILK, from the coding sequence GTGATATCGCAAAATACCATACAGCAGATCCTGAGCCGCATTGATATTGTGGAGATCGTAGGCGCATTTGTTAAATTGAAGCGAAGGGGCGCCAACTATATGGGCCTCTGTCCTTTCCATAATGAGAAATCACCCTCCTTTACCGTATCCCCCAGCAAGGAGATCTACAAGTGTTTCGGCTGCGGTAAAAGCGGCAATGCCATCGGCTTCCTGATGGAGCATGAAAAATACTCCTATGTAGAAGCCCTGCGCTGGCTGGCCAACCGCTACAATGTGGAGGTGGAGGAGACCGAGGTGAGCCCCGAAATGCGGGCGCAGCAGCAGATGGCCGACAGCCTCTACATCATCAACCAGTTTGCCCAGCAGTATTTTACAGATAAACTTTTCCAGTCGGAAGAAGGCCAGGACATTGCCCTCAGCTACCTGGCCGAAAGAGGTTTTAACGAAGATATCCTGCGCAAGTTCCAGGTAGGCTACTGCCTCCAGGAACGGGACGCCTTTGCCCGGACGGCCGTGGCCGCCCAGTACAACCTGGAATACCTGCAGAAGACCGGGCTGGTGGTGGTGCGGGACGAGCGACCGGTAGATAATTACCGGGGCCGTATCATCTTCCCCGTCCATAACCAGAGCGGCAAGATCATTGGCTTTGGCGCCCGCGTAATTGGCAAGGCCGAGCGTGCCCCCAAATACATCAATACCCCTGAGAACGAGCTATACCATAAAAGCCGGATCCTCTATGGCTCCTATTTTGCCCGCCAGGCCATTGACAAGAACGATGAATGCCTGCTGGTGGAAGGTTATACGGATGTGATCTCCCTGCACCAGGCCGGCATTGAGAACGTGGTGGCCAGCGGTGGCACTTCCCTGACGCCGGACCAGTTAAGGCTGGTCAAGAAATACACCAAGAACCTCACCATCATATACGACGGGGATGCTGCCGGCGTAAAGGCCGCCCTGCGCGGGCTGGACCTGGCCCTGGAAGAAGGACTCAACGTAAAGCTGGTGCTGATCCCCGATAAGGAGGACCCCGACAGCTACGTCAACAAAGTGGGCGCTTCCGCTTTCCGGGAATTCATCCAGGAAAACAAGAAGGATTTTATCCTTTTCCAGCTGGAGGTCAACCTGAAAGATGCCGGGGATGATTCCTCCAAGAAAGCGGTGCTGGTAAACCATATTGCCGAGACCATCGCCAAGCTGAACAAGGTGGAGGATTTCACCAAACAGCAGGACTATATCCGGCGCTGTTCGGAATTGCTGCATATTGAAGAATCGGGCCTGAACGCCCTGGTCAATAAATTTATCCGCGAGAAGGTCAACAAACAGGAAGCGCGCAATGCGCCGCCGCCAGATTCCGACGAGCCTTTTTTCCCCGATGAGCCACCCCCTGATTTCATGGAGGCCGATTCGCTCCTGCTGAACAAGGACGAGCAATCGGAAAGAGCGCTGGTCCGTTGCCTGCTGGACCATGGCACCAGGCCCTGGGACGAGCAGCTGCGGGTAGCTGACTATATTTTTGCGGAACTGATTGATACCGGCATGCTGGGCAATGCGGACCTGCTGCGTGTCATTGAGACCTACCGCATATGGTACAATGAAGGACTGGAGCCCGGCCCCAAGAATTTCCTGTATCATGAGGACCAGCAGCTCAGCGCCCTGGTGATGAACCTGACGGACTTCAGTTATGAGCTAAGTGGCAAGTGGGCGGCGGAAGGTATGATCACCAGCAAGGAAGACCTGTACCGCGTAGAAGTTTCCTCCACGGTCAATTACCTCAAGCTGCGCAAGATCAAGCGCCTGATAGAAGAAAACCAGCAAGACCTCAACCGGCAGCAGAACCCGGAAGAGCAACTCGTGCTGCTGCAGACGCATATGCACCTCAAGCAAATGGAAATAGAGCTGACTAAACTGGTGGGTACCGTGATCCTTAAATAG
- a CDS encoding DUF2892 domain-containing protein, whose protein sequence is MKQYETDRYGELPPWSDEGPLNTPAFPNHVINVGWHERLLSTAAGILLLSAGLRGIGRHPIKNFVKTAAGGLLLYRGLSGNCPLYTAMGKQQNVVHTKAITARASLLINKSRYELYQFWRRLENLPLFMRHLASVREIDDRHSRWEAIVPGNLGRIRWNAEIVKDEPGRLIGWQSISGSGIETAGKVEFFDAEDGTTELQVIITYRPPAGDIGVSIASILNPLFRKLIERDIHQFKEHIEGRTSLEYTVNEAP, encoded by the coding sequence ATGAAACAGTATGAAACGGATCGATACGGGGAACTGCCACCCTGGTCTGATGAGGGGCCGTTGAATACGCCCGCATTCCCCAACCATGTCATCAACGTTGGCTGGCATGAAAGACTGCTGTCCACTGCAGCCGGTATCCTGCTCCTGAGCGCAGGATTGCGTGGTATTGGCCGCCATCCCATTAAAAATTTTGTCAAAACAGCTGCAGGCGGTCTGCTCCTGTACCGCGGTCTGTCCGGTAACTGTCCGCTGTATACTGCCATGGGCAAACAGCAGAACGTGGTTCATACCAAGGCCATCACGGCCAGGGCCAGCCTGCTTATCAATAAATCCCGCTACGAATTATACCAGTTCTGGCGCAGGCTGGAAAACCTGCCGCTCTTTATGCGTCACCTCGCCAGTGTACGGGAAATAGACGATCGTCACTCCCGCTGGGAAGCCATTGTTCCGGGCAACCTGGGCCGCATCCGCTGGAATGCCGAGATAGTAAAGGATGAGCCCGGCCGGCTGATCGGCTGGCAGTCCATCAGCGGCTCCGGCATTGAGACTGCCGGTAAAGTGGAATTCTTTGATGCAGAAGATGGAACCACCGAGCTGCAGGTGATCATTACCTACCGGCCACCCGCAGGCGATATTGGCGTTAGCATTGCCAGCATATTGAATCCCCTGTTCCGGAAACTGATAGAACGGGATATCCACCAGTTCAAAGAACATATTGAAGGCCGGACCTCGCTGGAATATACAGTGAATGAAGCACCTTGA
- the nhaA gene encoding Na+/H+ antiporter NhaA — translation MRTGLTTLFTAFFRSEKSGGLILVGCTIVSILLANSAWGDQYLHFWHQSIGFEAGGLQLRHPVEYWVNDFLMAIFFLLIGLEIKRELIHGELSDPSNALLPVVAALGGMLTPALFHFLFNQGTPEQGGMGIPMATDIAFALGILSLLGNKVPPSLRIFLTALAIIDDLGAIIVIAVFYTKGFSFFYFGAALLLFGLLLLLNRRRVNHLAFYLLPGLLLWYCMLQSGVHATIAGILLAFTIPFGDGGPSSPSSRLQHWLHKPVAFGILPVFALANTGIVFGSGWAKGFGTRNALGIMTGLVLGKPLGILLYCWVAVKLRICRVPATINWWHITGAGMLGGIGFTMSIFITLLAFMDAATITTAKIAVLSASVIAGTAGYLFLKVVTSKKKVITPL, via the coding sequence ATGCGTACAGGCCTGACTACATTGTTTACGGCATTCTTCAGGAGTGAAAAGTCAGGCGGTTTGATACTGGTAGGCTGCACCATTGTTTCCATCCTGCTGGCCAATTCGGCCTGGGGCGATCAATACCTCCATTTCTGGCATCAGTCCATCGGCTTTGAAGCCGGTGGCCTGCAACTACGCCACCCGGTAGAATACTGGGTGAATGATTTCCTGATGGCTATTTTTTTCCTGCTCATTGGACTGGAGATCAAACGGGAGCTGATCCATGGGGAACTATCGGATCCCAGCAATGCCCTCTTGCCCGTGGTGGCTGCACTGGGCGGCATGCTGACCCCTGCCCTGTTCCATTTCCTGTTTAACCAGGGTACGCCGGAACAGGGAGGCATGGGTATTCCCATGGCCACTGATATTGCTTTTGCACTGGGTATACTCTCGCTCCTGGGCAATAAAGTGCCGCCCTCTTTACGGATCTTCCTGACGGCCCTGGCCATTATTGATGATCTTGGCGCCATCATTGTCATAGCCGTTTTTTATACAAAAGGATTTTCTTTTTTCTATTTCGGCGCGGCCCTGCTGCTCTTCGGGCTGTTGTTACTGCTGAACCGGCGGCGCGTCAATCACCTGGCTTTTTACCTGCTGCCGGGACTGTTGCTCTGGTACTGCATGCTGCAATCCGGGGTACACGCCACTATTGCGGGTATCCTGCTGGCCTTTACCATTCCATTCGGAGATGGCGGTCCTTCCTCCCCTTCTTCCAGGCTGCAGCACTGGCTGCATAAGCCTGTCGCCTTCGGCATCCTGCCTGTTTTTGCGCTGGCCAATACGGGCATTGTCTTTGGGTCTGGTTGGGCCAAAGGATTTGGCACCCGCAATGCGCTGGGCATCATGACCGGCCTGGTGCTGGGCAAGCCCCTGGGGATCCTGCTGTATTGTTGGGTAGCAGTGAAACTGCGTATCTGCCGGGTCCCTGCAACCATCAACTGGTGGCATATAACAGGAGCCGGCATGCTGGGCGGTATCGGCTTTACCATGTCTATCTTCATCACCCTGCTGGCGTTTATGGATGCGGCTACCATCACCACGGCCAAGATCGCTGTGCTGAGCGCATCGGTTATTGCCGGTACAGCAGGTTACCTGTTCCTTAAAGTGGTGACCAGCAAAAAAAAGGTTATTACCCCTCTCTGA
- a CDS encoding M48 family metallopeptidase gives MPRIFLVSALLIGLLGCSQNAITGKNQLTLYNDADIQSMAATQYKQFLTENKVVATSTSKDAEMVRRIGQRLTTAINSYYSTQGLSKELEGYAWEYNLVDSKEVNAWCMPGGKIVVYTGLLPITQNEAALAVVMGHEIAHALAKHGNERMSRGALQEMGATALQAAISNKSAVAQNLLLSAYGVGTNVGVVLPFSRNQELEADKYGLIFSSMAGYNPQEAIPLWERMAAASGGGQQSDFLSTHPAESKRIEKLRELMPEALKYYKPVK, from the coding sequence ATGCCACGCATTTTCCTGGTAAGCGCCCTCCTCATCGGGCTGCTGGGTTGTTCCCAGAACGCTATTACCGGTAAGAACCAGCTTACCCTTTATAATGACGCCGACATCCAGAGCATGGCGGCCACGCAATACAAACAATTCCTTACAGAGAACAAGGTAGTAGCCACCAGCACCAGCAAGGATGCTGAAATGGTCCGCCGGATAGGCCAGCGCCTCACTACGGCCATCAACAGCTATTATTCCACCCAGGGCCTCAGCAAGGAACTGGAAGGGTATGCCTGGGAATACAACCTGGTTGATTCCAAAGAAGTCAATGCCTGGTGTATGCCCGGTGGTAAGATTGTGGTCTATACCGGTCTGCTGCCCATTACCCAGAACGAAGCGGCCCTGGCCGTGGTGATGGGCCATGAAATTGCCCATGCCCTGGCCAAACACGGGAATGAGCGCATGAGCCGTGGCGCGCTCCAGGAAATGGGCGCTACCGCCCTCCAGGCCGCCATCTCCAATAAATCTGCCGTGGCCCAGAACCTGCTGCTGAGCGCCTATGGCGTAGGCACCAATGTGGGGGTAGTACTGCCTTTCTCCCGCAACCAGGAGCTGGAAGCGGATAAGTACGGCCTGATCTTCTCTTCCATGGCCGGCTACAATCCCCAGGAAGCAATTCCGCTGTGGGAAAGAATGGCTGCCGCCAGCGGCGGTGGACAGCAATCCGATTTCCTCAGCACCCACCCGGCTGAAAGCAAGCGTATCGAAAAGCTCAGAGAGCTGATGCCCGAAGCCCTGAAATATTACAAGCCTGTCAAATAA
- a CDS encoding elongation factor G: MPDFDTNHVKNIVLLGHAGAGKTTLAECMLFEAGLTTRRGSIAERNTVSDHHELEQQRGNSIFSSLLHTRWRGYKINILDTPGYDDFAGDVVSALRVADTGIMLLNATAGVEVGTDIIWEYTEKFNTPMIFAVNKLDDDNADFDRTFMEAQRHFGNNAVLVQYPLQQGAGFHEIIDVLRMTLYKFHDTGGKPDKLPIPDTEKAKADELHRQLVEAVASNDEALMEKYFERGELDEDELKEGLRKAMIHHDLFPVFCLSAERNMGSGRLMGFIDNVCPSANEMPPQTTLNGDALPCNAAGPACLFIYKTVSEPHVGELSFFKVYSGTIRSGMELVNETTGVSEKLSQLFIVEGNKRQPVQELTAGDIGATLKLRNTHVNNTLHEKGRNIELTPIRFPIPNMSMAIESLKKGEEEKLSQALHQLKEEDPTVILEFSQELKQTIIHCLGELHLSIIKWRIEHLHNVEVKFTKPRIPYRETIRRMAESNYRHKKQSGGSGQFGEVFMRIEPWYEGMPDPKGLNVRGREEFPLDWGGKLVYFNCIVGGAIDNRFMPSILKGVMEKMQEGPLTGSFVRDVRVSVYDGKMHPVDSNDISFKIAGLMAFKQAFQEADPQLLEPLFQVEVLCPEDLTGSVIGDLQTRRAIVEGMGADGHFTKVIARAPLAEMHDYSSSLRSITQGRAKFNMHFDSYAPVPFEIQKKLQEDYHKLAKEEA, from the coding sequence ATGCCAGACTTTGATACCAATCATGTAAAAAACATCGTCTTGCTGGGCCACGCCGGCGCCGGCAAGACCACCTTAGCGGAGTGCATGCTCTTTGAAGCAGGCCTTACCACCCGCCGTGGGTCCATTGCCGAGCGCAATACCGTCAGCGATCACCACGAACTGGAACAACAAAGAGGGAATTCCATTTTCTCCTCACTGCTCCACACCAGGTGGCGGGGCTATAAGATCAATATCCTGGACACGCCGGGTTATGACGACTTTGCCGGCGATGTAGTCTCCGCCCTTCGCGTAGCCGATACCGGTATTATGCTGCTCAACGCCACCGCCGGCGTGGAAGTAGGCACCGATATCATCTGGGAATACACCGAAAAATTTAATACACCCATGATCTTTGCGGTCAATAAGCTGGACGATGACAATGCCGACTTTGACCGCACCTTTATGGAAGCCCAGCGACATTTCGGGAATAACGCAGTGCTGGTGCAATACCCTTTACAGCAGGGCGCCGGCTTCCACGAGATCATTGATGTGCTGCGCATGACCCTGTATAAATTCCACGACACCGGCGGCAAGCCCGATAAGCTGCCCATCCCCGATACAGAAAAGGCAAAAGCCGATGAGCTCCACCGGCAGCTGGTAGAAGCCGTTGCCAGCAACGACGAGGCACTGATGGAAAAATATTTTGAGAGAGGGGAGCTGGACGAGGATGAACTCAAGGAAGGATTGCGCAAAGCTATGATCCACCATGATCTCTTCCCCGTATTCTGCCTTTCCGCTGAACGCAATATGGGTAGCGGCCGCCTGATGGGCTTTATTGACAATGTATGCCCCAGCGCCAATGAAATGCCGCCACAGACCACACTCAACGGTGACGCGCTGCCCTGCAACGCCGCCGGGCCTGCCTGCCTCTTCATCTATAAAACAGTTTCCGAGCCCCATGTGGGCGAACTGTCTTTCTTTAAGGTTTATTCCGGCACCATCCGCAGTGGTATGGAACTGGTCAATGAGACCACCGGTGTTTCCGAAAAGCTCAGCCAGCTCTTTATTGTGGAAGGCAATAAACGCCAGCCCGTACAGGAACTGACAGCCGGAGATATTGGCGCCACCCTGAAGCTGCGCAATACCCATGTCAACAATACCCTGCATGAAAAGGGCAGGAATATTGAATTGACACCCATCCGTTTCCCCATACCCAATATGAGCATGGCCATTGAATCCCTGAAAAAAGGGGAGGAGGAAAAACTGAGCCAGGCCCTGCACCAGCTGAAGGAAGAAGATCCTACGGTGATCCTGGAATTTTCCCAGGAGCTGAAGCAGACCATCATCCATTGCCTGGGCGAGCTGCACCTCAGCATCATCAAATGGCGGATAGAGCACCTGCACAACGTGGAAGTGAAATTCACCAAACCCAGGATCCCTTACCGGGAAACCATCCGCCGCATGGCCGAATCCAATTACCGCCACAAGAAACAATCCGGCGGCTCCGGTCAGTTCGGGGAAGTGTTCATGCGCATTGAACCCTGGTATGAAGGCATGCCCGATCCCAAAGGCCTCAACGTCCGTGGCAGGGAAGAGTTCCCGCTGGACTGGGGCGGCAAGCTGGTGTATTTCAACTGCATTGTAGGCGGCGCCATTGACAACCGTTTCATGCCCTCCATACTGAAGGGAGTCATGGAAAAAATGCAGGAAGGACCGCTTACCGGTTCTTTTGTCCGGGATGTGCGTGTGTCCGTATACGATGGGAAAATGCACCCTGTGGATTCTAATGACATTTCTTTCAAGATCGCCGGCCTGATGGCCTTTAAGCAGGCTTTCCAGGAAGCTGATCCGCAATTGCTGGAGCCCCTGTTCCAGGTGGAGGTGCTCTGCCCGGAAGACCTCACCGGCTCCGTGATCGGCGATCTCCAGACCAGGCGCGCCATTGTGGAAGGCATGGGCGCCGATGGTCATTTTACCAAGGTAATAGCGCGGGCGCCACTCGCAGAAATGCATGATTACTCTTCCTCGCTGCGGTCCATCACCCAGGGAAGGGCTAAGTTCAATATGCATTTTGACAGCTACGCGCCCGTACCCTTCGAGATACAAAAGAAACTGCAGGAAGATTATCACAAGCTGGCTAAAGAAGAAGCATAG
- the prmA gene encoding 50S ribosomal protein L11 methyltransferase produces the protein MNYLHFRFRPLNAEQREILIAQLSETGFEGFEESLDGLSAFIPEAQFEEDLLPGLLPDPNVQVSREVVAPKNWNEEWEKNFEPVLVHDFCAVRASFHAPIPGVAHEVIITPKMSFGTGHHATTFLMIEWMQELDLPGKTVLDFGTGTGVLAILAGQCGAEGVLAIDNDDWSIDNATENILVNNSRAVSIRKADHLDLAQKFDIILANINKNVLLGSMAALQEHLADDGILVMSGLLAGDKQDITQAALQQGLQLTGAKDKNGWIALKLAHQ, from the coding sequence ATGAACTATCTCCACTTCCGCTTCCGGCCGCTCAATGCCGAACAACGCGAGATCCTGATCGCACAGCTCAGTGAAACAGGCTTTGAAGGTTTTGAAGAATCACTGGATGGCCTATCCGCTTTTATCCCGGAAGCGCAGTTTGAAGAAGACCTGCTGCCCGGACTGCTGCCAGATCCCAATGTGCAGGTGAGCAGGGAGGTAGTAGCGCCAAAGAACTGGAATGAAGAATGGGAGAAGAATTTTGAGCCGGTGCTGGTACATGATTTCTGCGCCGTCCGCGCCAGTTTCCATGCCCCTATACCCGGCGTGGCCCATGAAGTGATCATTACCCCCAAAATGAGCTTCGGCACCGGCCACCATGCCACCACTTTCCTCATGATTGAATGGATGCAGGAACTGGACCTGCCGGGGAAAACCGTTCTCGACTTCGGCACCGGCACCGGCGTACTGGCCATCCTGGCCGGACAATGCGGCGCGGAAGGGGTGCTGGCCATTGATAATGACGACTGGAGCATTGACAATGCCACCGAAAATATCCTGGTGAATAACAGCAGGGCCGTCAGCATCCGGAAAGCAGATCACCTGGACCTGGCACAGAAATTTGATATCATATTAGCAAATATCAATAAGAATGTATTGCTGGGCAGTATGGCCGCGCTGCAGGAACACCTGGCAGACGATGGTATCCTGGTCATGAGCGGCCTGCTGGCGGGCGATAAACAGGATATCACGCAGGCTGCGCTGCAACAGGGTTTGCAGCTGACAGGCGCCAAAGACAAGAATGGCTGGATTGCGCTGAAATTGGCACATCAATGA
- a CDS encoding ATP-binding protein: MKVFAPGKWFRDVSIAKKLYFTVGIMALLIAIELVALAFSINTLSAVRAYVNGEALWSKAQKDAMYQLLRYGRTHNEADYLKYRDYLKVPEGDHTALVEMSKGKDGDRQKLWKGFRDGRNHADDVAGMIKLFTRFYDNHYIHKAVQAWIKADGLIPQMNVIAGKLRQEINSPHKSQQRIDSILDEIDPLNIQVTDFEDEFSFTLGEGSRWMEKVILRILLGIALTVELTGLLLAILVSRSMKRGLDEIIYSAQAVGKGDFSRKARVFSKDEIGILANDFNVMAGKLEQLQLAIREANANLEKKVEQRTAELERKNKELEQFAFVASHDLQEPLKTTVGFVELLRKQYTSQQVPNAEKYLDYILQASERMMTLIKDLLDYSRLGRQIRFEPVDCNILLHQVLADMDNNIRLNNALITAVNLPVVYAFPTELKLLFQNLISNAIKFRRPDLQPEVTIAYTRETDAWKFMICDNGIGIDEQHAERIFIIFQRLHNRNDYEGSGIGLAHCKKIVELHGGKIWVESNPGAGSCFYFTLADVPPLPEENG; encoded by the coding sequence ATGAAAGTATTTGCACCCGGCAAATGGTTCAGAGACGTATCGATTGCTAAAAAACTCTATTTCACCGTAGGCATTATGGCATTACTCATTGCCATAGAGCTTGTGGCGCTGGCATTTTCCATCAATACTCTTTCTGCTGTCCGCGCTTATGTCAATGGGGAAGCCCTCTGGTCCAAGGCCCAGAAAGACGCCATGTACCAGCTCCTTCGGTACGGCCGTACACACAATGAAGCCGATTACCTGAAATACCGCGACTATTTGAAGGTGCCCGAGGGAGACCATACCGCGCTGGTTGAGATGAGCAAGGGCAAAGACGGGGACCGGCAAAAGCTCTGGAAAGGCTTTCGGGACGGACGCAACCATGCAGATGATGTGGCCGGCATGATCAAGCTCTTTACCCGTTTTTACGACAACCACTATATCCATAAAGCGGTACAGGCCTGGATCAAAGCTGATGGGCTGATCCCGCAGATGAACGTCATTGCCGGCAAGCTCCGGCAGGAGATCAATTCTCCCCATAAATCCCAGCAACGGATTGATAGTATCCTGGATGAGATAGACCCGCTGAATATCCAGGTCACCGATTTTGAGGATGAGTTCTCCTTTACCCTGGGCGAGGGTTCACGATGGATGGAAAAAGTGATCCTGCGCATCCTGCTGGGCATTGCGCTGACTGTGGAACTGACGGGCCTGCTCCTGGCCATTCTGGTCAGCAGGTCTATGAAAAGAGGACTGGACGAAATTATTTACTCGGCCCAGGCGGTGGGTAAAGGGGATTTCAGTCGCAAGGCCCGGGTATTCTCCAAAGATGAGATCGGTATCCTGGCCAATGATTTCAATGTCATGGCCGGCAAGCTGGAACAATTGCAGCTGGCCATCCGCGAAGCCAATGCCAACCTGGAAAAGAAAGTAGAGCAACGAACGGCCGAACTGGAACGCAAGAACAAGGAACTGGAACAGTTTGCCTTTGTGGCTTCCCATGATCTGCAGGAACCACTCAAGACCACTGTGGGCTTTGTAGAGCTGCTGCGTAAACAATATACCAGTCAGCAGGTGCCCAATGCAGAAAAATACCTGGACTATATCCTGCAGGCCTCCGAGCGCATGATGACACTGATCAAAGACCTGCTGGACTATTCCCGGCTGGGCCGTCAGATCCGTTTTGAACCGGTGGACTGCAATATCCTGCTGCACCAGGTGCTGGCTGATATGGACAATAATATACGGCTCAACAATGCGCTGATCACTGCTGTTAACCTGCCCGTGGTCTATGCTTTTCCCACCGAGCTTAAACTGTTATTCCAGAACCTGATCAGCAACGCCATCAAATTCCGCCGCCCGGACCTGCAGCCGGAAGTGACCATTGCCTATACCCGGGAAACGGATGCCTGGAAGTTCATGATCTGCGACAATGGCATCGGGATCGACGAGCAGCATGCTGAACGGATCTTCATCATATTCCAGCGGCTGCATAACCGGAACGACTATGAAGGTTCCGGCATCGGGCTGGCCCATTGCAAAAAAATCGTAGAATTGCACGGCGGAAAGATCTGGGTTGAATCCAATCCCGGCGCCGGCAGCTGTTTTTATTTTACCCTTGCGGATGTACCACCACTGCCGGAAGAGAACGGGTAA